The genome window AAAAAAGCACTAATGATTTGGGGTGGAATATCTCTGACTGGACTTATTCTGATTTTCGGATATTTCGCATACTCTACTTCAATCGGAAATAAAACTGTTGAAAATAAAGCCACGAAATCTGATGTAAGATTTGTATTAAATTGGTGCCGACTTGGAGACGAAAGAATTGAAAAAGTAACGAATAGCTACGAATCTGGTCGCTCATTTACGGGCGATTATCTTGACGCTTATGCTATTGACATATCAAAAGTGACAATTGACGAACTGAAATATAAAGAAGGATTTTACCGATTAGATAGTTTGCCCGAAGTTTTAGATAAAGCAGTAAAAATGACAAGCGGATGGCAATATGAAATTCCGTGGTTTCCTAAATTAGAAAATTTACAAAAAGAAGATGTTTATGTTTATCCTTGGAGTATTTATTGCAACGGAATTGACCCAACTGGAGCGGAATTAATCTTTGTAATACCAAAAGAGAAAAAAGTATATTATATAGGAACAAAAATGTGACGAAAGCAATACACACAACACCGTGTATAATTAATTGCTGGTTCACTGCCGACTTACGAACATTCCTGCGGAATATTCTATCTGTGATTTATTTGCTAAATTAGGTGCTTAATCACGCAACTAACCATACACAATTCCGTTGTGGTTAATTTGAGAACAAACTATGGGAACACATATTGACTGTTTCATTCCGAAAGAAAAGGACTACCCAATTGAGGAAATAAAACAAAAACTAAAAAATGTTTTTGACAGACTAAAACCTGAATATTTACATTTAGAAAAACACGGAACTTTCACAGAAAACGTGAATGGAAAATGGTGGATTAGCCTTATTCCAGCTGAAAATGGAAATCCTGAATATATTACAGGAGAAGGAGATAGTTTTAGTATTGATATTTACGACAAAACAATATGTATTGGTTCAGTAGAAAGATTTTCAAGTTTGTATTTTGAAGATAGAAACATATCAAAAGAGTTGTTTAAAATTCTTTTAGAATTATCTAATGAATTTAGGTCATCAGATAAAGTGCTAATTGGAGCAGGCGGATTTGGAGAAACTGACATCGTTGGAGATATTGCTATTTATGGAGGAGATTTTGAACAAATTTGCAATAAGATGAAGGAATTGAATGGTATTCCAGCAACTGATTTAACAGAATTATCTGGATTGAATGCAAAATCTTGGTATCTAAAAAAATAAAAAAACTAACCACAACACCGTATATAAAAAATTGCGGATGTTTGGCTTAAATAAAGGTCGTTGCTTGTTTTGTTACGTCTGATTTTCCTTCGGAAAATCCTCGCAGACAAACCCGCAACTTTCCATATACATAAACGTTGTGCGTAAGCTAAAAAAAATGAAATATATATTAACATCTTTCTTGCTTTTTATCATCTGTCAAATTGGATTTGGACAAACAGAATTATGCGATGCTGTTATTTACTGGAAATACGAAGGAATTATAAAAATCTATGACGAACCAAATGGTTTAGAATTGACATCATTACAAAATGATATTGAAAATGAAAATTCTGCAGCATTAAAAATCAAAGAAATTGAAGACAACTATTTTTATGTTGAAATAAGTTTAGCAATGGACAGTATGACTTATAACGGTTGGATTGAAAGAAGCGAATACATAGGCGCTTTTATGAAACACGAAAAGGAATATATGGATTTAGCTCTGTATAGTAAACCGAATGACAAGTTATCGGAACTGATAAAACTAAAAAATTGGAAAGCTGGATTTGTAACTATTGAGGAATGTAATGAGGAATGGACTAAGGTTTCTGTTGACTTTGATGGAAAACGGATTACTGGATGGATTAAATCTGAAAAACTTTGTGCAAATAATTATTCATCTTGCAGTTAGTGGAAAAAAGCCTACGCACAACAAGGGCTATAATTAATACGGGTTTGGTGTTTAACCCAAAGTTTAGAGTATTTTTATAAAGTCCACCAAATCTTTTTGATTTGGCTTTAATACAAAAAAGATAAAACAAAATAAAAAGTTTTGGCTAAGTGTTTAATCGGAAAGTAATCGTTTTTTAAGCCCGTACTAATCATAGCCTGAACGTTGGCAAACATTTTGACAATCTTTACGTAAAACCACATTTAATATAATGAAAAAAACTTTACTCTTTTTTGTTTCTCTATTTTTTACACAAACAATCTTTAGTCAAGATAGAGCTGATATTTGGTATTTTGGTGAACAAGTAGGAATAGATTTTTCATCTGGAGTTCCTTCAATTCTATTAAATAGCTCAATGGACGGATTTGAAGCTAATACATCTATTACAGATTGTGCAGGAAATATACTGTTCTATACAAATGGAGTAAGTGTATGGGATTCTACTCATAGTATCACTCCTAACGGAGATGGCCTTTTAGGACATATCTTCACGAGTCAAATTCTTATAATTCCACAAACAGAAACTAATTATTTTATTATTTATTCTGATAATGAAGGAGGTTCTAATGGGTTAAGATATTCAGAATTTGATGCTAATTTAAATGGAGGATTAGGAGATATAAAGTCTACTAGTAAAAACACATTATTACATTCTAACTCTTCAGAAAGAATGACTGCAACTTATAATTCTGATAAAAACGGAATTTGGTTATTAACAATGAATATTTCTTCAACTTCATTTTATAATTATCTAATAACAAATACAGGAATATCTTCACCTGTCATAACACCTATAAACCACTCAATATTCCCTAAGTGTTGTGAAACAATGAAGTTTTCACCTGATGGAAATTGGTTAGCATATACAAATCAAAACTCTAATAGTGGTGGAGATTCGAAATTATACACATTTAATAATGTAACTGGAGAAATAATATTTCATTCTAATTTGCCACGAAATATAAGCACAAGTGAAAGTCAGTATGGCATATCTTTTTCCCCTAATAGTTCAAAATTATACATATCAACTATATATAATATACAAACAGGCGGAGCTTTTAATAGGCTTTATCAATATAATTTAGAAAGTACAGATATACCTCAATCTCAAGTTACTATTTTTACTGAGACCTTTCCTAATTCGGGCGCTGTTACTAGTCCATTTGGAAGCCTACAAATAGCTCCAGATGGCAAGATTTATCTAGCAAGGTGGAATGAGACATTTTTAGGCGTTATAAATAACCCAAATCTGTTAGGTCAAAATAGTAATTTTATCTTGGATGGATTAGCACTAAATAATCGAGAATCTAGATTAGGTTTACCAAATTATATTGATAATTATTTCAATGAATTTGATACATATGATTTTTGTCAACCTTTGAGTATTACAGATTATAATGAGCATTCTTTTGAAATATATCCAAACCCTGTAACTGAATATTTATATATTAATTTACTTGAGACATTTGAAAACTTGAATATTAAATTCTTCAATATAAGAGGTCAAAAAGTTATGGAATTTAACTATTTGAATAAAAGTAAACTCAAACTAGATATCAATAATTTATCAAACGGATTATATTTTCTTAAACTAACGATTAACGGTAATATTATTACTAAGAAGATAATGAAAAATTAAACGATTTGCCAACACCGTATATATTTTATTGCTTGGTTCTAGCTTGCTTACGAAAACCCTCGCGGATTTTCTATTCGGTTTATATTTGTTAAATTAGGTGCTGAAACACGCAACAAACCATATACAAACACGTTAGGGTGCATATAACAAAATGAAAAAACCTAGTATAGAAGAAGATAAAATCAAACTTTTCACCGAAGAATATATCAAGGGTGATAAAGAAAAAAGTATGTCTTTGCTTCAAAAATTACTAGAAGAACAGCACCAAGCAAAAATCGATTATTATAAAGAAAATCCTGTAGATGCGCCAAATGAGGTTTTAAAACATGCGCTAATTGAAGGAATAGGTATTAGTAATGATTTTATTCTTTCAAAAGGAGACTTTTTTGAATTCTTTACAATTGGTCATGAGAAATTCTATTGTTGGACATATGAAACTGACGAAAACTCTATTCTTGTTGTAGAAGTAAATACAGCGGTTAAAGAAAATGAATTATGGAAAACAGCCATATCCATTCTTGAAATTGCTTTTACAATGTCCAGTGAACTTGAATCTTCCCATGAATTTGCATATGATTGGGTTTATAGATTCAAT of Nonlabens sp. Ci31 contains these proteins:
- a CDS encoding T9SS type A sorting domain-containing protein encodes the protein MKKTLLFFVSLFFTQTIFSQDRADIWYFGEQVGIDFSSGVPSILLNSSMDGFEANTSITDCAGNILFYTNGVSVWDSTHSITPNGDGLLGHIFTSQILIIPQTETNYFIIYSDNEGGSNGLRYSEFDANLNGGLGDIKSTSKNTLLHSNSSERMTATYNSDKNGIWLLTMNISSTSFYNYLITNTGISSPVITPINHSIFPKCCETMKFSPDGNWLAYTNQNSNSGGDSKLYTFNNVTGEIIFHSNLPRNISTSESQYGISFSPNSSKLYISTIYNIQTGGAFNRLYQYNLESTDIPQSQVTIFTETFPNSGAVTSPFGSLQIAPDGKIYLARWNETFLGVINNPNLLGQNSNFILDGLALNNRESRLGLPNYIDNYFNEFDTYDFCQPLSITDYNEHSFEIYPNPVTEYLYINLLETFENLNIKFFNIRGQKVMEFNYLNKSKLKLDINNLSNGLYFLKLTINGNIITKKIMKN